In a genomic window of Streptomyces sp. NBC_01231:
- a CDS encoding discoidin domain-containing protein, with amino-acid sequence MPRPGRAAAVVVTAAALLTGLLPAVAGASASGGVASRPQYDAIPNGQTYYDTNGDPIEAHGGGFLKRGDTYYWVGEDKSQGSARFNGLNLYKSKDLENWQKVRQILTVDSEDTRGNKILTHAKVERPKLLYNEKTKKYVLWGHWEMAADYSASEVLVATSSTIDGPYTITSKGHFRPGAGNTEAEAMGDRVGQPTEDFDTSAKDAANKKHAYKPVQADYPAKILQYKAPDARAPEKLSYVGDDDYGTSQAGNSWTYQLNDITHDTTVKAKAVRMTGFDTSAYDRYAKDYNVSTSGYIVRYPTENASGMMTARYTIGDPGTSHDQLVAPVVSPTLKESSDPSVVLVNSQDVAFVTSATADAISYFTTDGSDPADPDNPQRRRYQDGTRIPLAGAPGKRTVVKAVTEKDGKASEVTSVTYQVAEAASDVPVFTPVINRVPGTYGTFGYKELRILSPSYGAETYYTMDGQDPAPARKGDNIGYGSRDFTVHQDEKTGEAYLVTAQDHIYMRVWKLNDSFTDVVPDKEYDMYVGEHREAPALVRNGGKNGRYVYLMTSYQSGWYPNQAQYGRTEDLDAGFGEPRDAYGYRNGQKAWSSLQLVGDNTTYGSQPTKILNIGTDRKPSYVYIGDRWRPDLLLKSTYVAMPLTISDSGNGGKGLMRLQPTPRLDLDAKNGKVKQPDWKLLSLNKPVTASPKVRAAVGAPTESLSDWETTPEQEATGIYRHYDATEANDGKDGDVSVYDDTEQYYKSAGLPFSWQVDLGGRHKLAWIGLSFKTVGGSDNVHRYTVSGSTDGQRWTELVDNTQNNRVGHQSHELTGSYRYVKLDVYKSFDLAHGKDADWSRGLYEVSVYGK; translated from the coding sequence ATGCCCAGACCTGGAAGGGCGGCGGCAGTGGTGGTGACCGCCGCCGCCCTGCTGACCGGCCTGCTTCCCGCCGTCGCGGGGGCCTCCGCCTCCGGGGGCGTCGCCTCGCGTCCCCAGTACGACGCCATCCCGAACGGCCAGACGTACTACGACACGAACGGCGACCCCATCGAGGCCCACGGAGGCGGCTTCCTCAAGAGAGGAGACACCTACTACTGGGTGGGGGAGGACAAGTCCCAGGGCAGTGCCCGGTTCAACGGACTGAATCTGTACAAGTCCAAGGACCTGGAGAACTGGCAGAAGGTCAGGCAGATCCTCACGGTGGACTCCGAGGACACCCGGGGCAACAAGATCCTCACCCACGCGAAGGTGGAGCGCCCGAAGCTGCTCTACAACGAGAAGACGAAGAAGTACGTCCTGTGGGGTCACTGGGAGATGGCCGCGGACTACTCCGCCTCGGAAGTCCTCGTGGCGACCTCCAGCACCATCGACGGCCCCTACACGATCACCTCGAAGGGCCATTTCCGCCCCGGCGCGGGAAACACCGAAGCGGAGGCGATGGGCGACCGCGTCGGGCAGCCGACCGAGGACTTCGACACCTCGGCCAAGGACGCCGCGAACAAGAAGCACGCCTACAAGCCCGTGCAGGCCGACTATCCGGCGAAGATCCTCCAGTACAAGGCCCCGGACGCCCGCGCCCCCGAGAAGCTGTCGTACGTCGGTGACGACGACTACGGCACGAGCCAGGCCGGGAACTCGTGGACGTACCAGCTGAACGACATCACGCACGACACGACGGTGAAGGCGAAGGCGGTCCGGATGACCGGCTTCGACACGTCGGCGTACGACCGGTACGCGAAGGACTACAACGTCTCCACCAGCGGCTACATCGTGCGGTATCCGACGGAAAACGCGTCCGGCATGATGACGGCCCGGTACACGATCGGCGATCCGGGGACCTCCCACGATCAGCTGGTGGCGCCGGTGGTGTCTCCCACGCTGAAGGAGTCGTCCGATCCGTCGGTGGTGCTGGTCAACAGCCAGGACGTCGCGTTCGTCACCAGTGCGACCGCCGACGCGATCTCGTACTTCACGACGGACGGGTCCGACCCGGCCGACCCGGACAACCCCCAGCGCCGGCGATACCAGGACGGGACGCGGATACCCCTGGCGGGCGCCCCGGGCAAGCGGACCGTCGTCAAGGCGGTCACCGAGAAGGACGGCAAGGCCAGTGAGGTTACGTCGGTGACGTACCAGGTGGCCGAGGCCGCGTCGGACGTGCCCGTGTTCACCCCGGTCATCAACCGCGTCCCCGGCACGTACGGCACCTTCGGCTACAAGGAGTTGCGGATCCTCTCCCCCTCCTACGGTGCGGAGACGTACTACACCATGGACGGTCAGGACCCGGCCCCCGCGCGCAAGGGCGACAACATCGGGTACGGCTCACGTGACTTCACCGTCCACCAGGACGAGAAGACCGGCGAGGCCTACCTCGTCACCGCGCAGGACCACATCTACATGCGGGTGTGGAAGCTGAACGACTCCTTCACGGACGTGGTGCCCGACAAGGAGTACGACATGTATGTCGGCGAGCACCGCGAGGCTCCCGCCCTCGTCCGCAACGGCGGAAAGAACGGCAGATACGTCTACCTCATGACGTCCTACCAGTCCGGCTGGTACCCCAACCAGGCCCAGTACGGGCGCACCGAGGACCTGGACGCGGGCTTCGGTGAGCCGCGGGACGCGTACGGCTACCGCAACGGCCAGAAGGCGTGGAGTTCCCTGCAACTCGTCGGTGACAACACCACCTACGGTTCCCAGCCCACCAAGATCCTCAACATCGGTACCGACCGCAAGCCGAGTTACGTGTACATCGGCGACCGCTGGCGCCCGGACCTCCTGCTGAAGTCGACGTATGTGGCCATGCCCCTGACCATCAGCGACAGCGGCAACGGCGGCAAGGGTCTGATGAGGCTCCAGCCCACCCCGCGACTCGACCTCGACGCCAAGAACGGCAAGGTCAAGCAGCCGGACTGGAAGCTGCTCTCCCTGAACAAGCCGGTGACCGCCTCCCCCAAGGTCCGTGCCGCCGTCGGCGCGCCCACCGAGAGCCTGAGCGACTGGGAGACCACCCCCGAACAGGAGGCGACCGGGATCTACCGGCACTACGACGCCACCGAGGCCAATGACGGCAAGGACGGGGACGTCAGCGTCTATGACGACACGGAGCAGTACTACAAGAGCGCAGGGCTCCCCTTCTCCTGGCAGGTCGACCTCGGCGGGCGCCACAAGCTGGCCTGGATCGGGCTCTCGTTCAAGACCGTCGGCGGTTCGGACAACGTCCACCGCTACACCGTCTCCGGCAGTACCGACGGACAACGCTGGACGGAACTCGTCGACAACACCCAGAACAACCGGGTCGGCCACCAGAGCCACGAGCTGACCGGTTCGTACCGGTACGTCAAGCTCGACGTGTACAAGTCGTTCGACCTCGCGCACGGCAAGGACGCCGACTGGTCCCGCGGGCTCTACGAGGTCTCCGTCT